From the Sediminispirochaeta bajacaliforniensis DSM 16054 genome, the window AAGTAGCTTCGGAAGGGTGGAAAAAACGGAGGGCGTGTAGCCCCTGGTGGCGGGAGGTTCTCCGACCGCAAGCCCGATCTCCCGCTGAGCTCTGGCAAAGCGGGTAACCGAATCAAACAACAGCATGACATCCGCACCCTTGTCACGAAAATGCTCGGCTATGGTGGTAGCCACAAAGGCCCCGCGAAGTCGGCTCAAAGGGGAGGTATCACCGGTGGAGACAACGAGAATGGAACGCTCAAGCCCTTCAGGCCCGAGGTCGTATTCGATAAACTCCTGTACCTCCCGTCCTCGTTCCCCGATGAGGGCGATGACATTGATATCGGCCGAGGTGTTGCGCGCGATCATCCCCAAAAGGGTCGATTTTCCCACTCCACTTCCCGAGAAGATACCGATACGCTGTCCCTTGCCGATAGGGGTCATGGTGTCGACCGCCCGGACCCCGGTGACCATCTGACGCTTGATTGGCTTGCGAGTCAGCACATTTGGAGGGGTATTGACGGTGGAGACACTCTCAGCCCCGCCGACCGGCCCCTTTCCGTCAATGGGGCGGCCCATGGCATCAAGGACCCTCCCAAGCATCTTTTCGGAAACGGGAACCGAAAGGGTTTCACCCATCGCCACGACCTGGGAACCAGGCTCGATTCCATCCATTGATTCGAAGGGCATCAGCTGAACGGTTCTGTCCCGAAAACCGACGACCTCGGCCCATACCGGTTCCCCTCCAGAGGTAAGGATCTGACACAATTCTCCGACAACGACCTGGGGCCCGTGGCTCTCCACAAGCAAGCCCTTGACCTCACGGACGGTACCGATCTCCTTGATCGGATCCATTCGTTCCAGAACATCGGTATATTTCTGAAAAAGAGCGGTCATACCTCCAGCTCCTCATTCGTACGACTGCGTATGGGAGCCAGCTCCAGAATTCTATCCTCAATCTCTTTCAGCTGACTGGAGATCCTGGCATCGATTTCACCGAAATCGGTCTCGATAACACAGCCCCCCCGATCCACGGTGGAATCCTCGACAACGGTAACGGCCCGTACATTCTCAACCATACGGATAAAATCCTTGATACGGTCACTGGCAAGTTCCACATCCTCGAGGTTGACCCTGACAAGGACCTCTCCCCGGCTTTTAAGCTTTCTCAAGGCCTGGATGACGTTATTGACGACCACGTTTTTCTGGTTTTCGCTGATCACCTTCACGACCTTCCGGGCGATCATTAAAACAAGTTCGATGATCTGGGTCTCCGATTCTTCGATGATGGCGGTCCGCTTCTCGATGGCCTTGTCGAGAACCCGCTGAAGCTGTTCGGCAAGACGGTGGGCATCTTCAAGCCCCTCATCGTATCCAGCCTGTCTTCCTTCATCAAAACCCTCTTTTCGTGCGTCCTCCCGAACCGCGGAGGCCGCAGCATCGGCATCTTCGGTCGTCTGTTCGGCCTGGCGGTGGGCATCCTCCAAGATACGGCGAGCATCCTCTTCCGCATCCTGGATTGTTTTGCGCGCCTCGTCACCTTTTTGTTTTACCTCGGCAAAAGCCCTCTCCTCGGCGTCGGAAACGATTTGCTTCGCCTCTTGTTCGGCGCTTTCCATCATGTGCTGCTTTTCCTGCTCCCAGTTTTGCCGGAAAAGCTCGGCTTCCCGTCGCAGATCATCGGCGGTAGGTCCGGTATACTCCTCCACCGCCGCAGGAATCTCTTCCTCGATCATGGGCTGGAAAGGAGTTTGCAGCACAACCTTATCCTGTAAGGTTGCGACCTCCTGGGAACGAAACACATTCTTGGCCAAATCGATATCCTCCCGGTCCTATCTCCCGCGAAATCAGACGACCATCTCGTCTTCGCCGGAACGGGCCACAACAATTTCTCCCTGATCTTCGAGTTTCCTGATGATGGCGACAATCTTCTGCTGGGTCTCTTCCACATCCTTGAGCCTGATCGGTCCCATGTATTCCATCTCTTCCTTGAGAAGTGCGGATGCTCGCTTGGACATGTTCCGGAAGATCTTGTCCTGGACCTCCGCTTCCACGCCGCGCAAGGCCTTTGCAAGCTCGGCGGTATCCACTTCCCTGAGAACCTTCTGGATCGCCCGGTCGTCGAGAAGAACGATATCCTCGAAGACAAACATTCGCTTTTTGATCTCTTCGGCCAGCTCGGGGTCCTCTTCCTCAAGGGATTCGATGATCGCCTTCTCGGTGGTACGGTCCACGAGGTTGATGATTTCAACAATGTTCTCAACACCACCGGCAGCGGTAAAATCCTCACTGGAAAGGGTCGAAAGCTTTTTCTCGAGCACCCGTTCCACCTCACGTAAGGTCTCGGGGCTGGTTCTGTCCATGGTGGCGATTCGCTTGGCAACATCGGACTGGAGTTCGTGGGAAAGGCTTCCGAGAATCGCCGAAGCCTTTGCCGGTTCCAGGTAGGCAAGAATCAAGGCAATGGTCTGGGGATGCTCCTGCTGGATGAAGTTCATCAGGTGCGCAGGATCGGTACGTCTGATAAAATCGAAGGGACGTACCTGTAGACTGCTGGTGAGGCGGTTGATAATATCCACCGCCTTTTGGCTGCCGAGGCTTTTTTCCAAAAGTTCCCGAGCATAGTCTATACCACCGGAAGTGATGAAGTCCTGAGCCATCATAAGCTCCTTGAACTCCATCAGGACCCTATCCCTATCCTCGGAATCCACATTATCAAGCCGTGCGATCTCGAAGGTGAGGGTTTCGATCTCGTCCTCCCGCATATGCTTGAAGATCTCGGCGGAAATCTCCGAACCGAGGGTTACGAGGAAAATAGCAGCTTTCTGCCGTCCCGAAAGCTCTTTCTTGATCTTTTTCCCGCCGGCAGCGGCGGCCTGCCCCCCGCTCTGTTTTGCCATACGCTACTCCTCCGCCAACCAGGTCCGTATCAGCTGAGCGACATCCTCCGGATGCTCCCGCGCCATATTGATGGCGTTTTCCTGCATCTCCATACGAGCCCGCTCTTCCACCGACATGGCCACTTCCATCTCTTCCTCTTCCGCATTCCGCAGGGCCGCTTCCCGCATCATCTGATGCTGACGGGCAAGCTCTTCTTCCCGAAGTCTTCTTCGCCGCTCAAGTTCCCTGCTGATCAGCCTGAACACAATAAAGGCGACGATGATGACGGCGAGGCCGATAATCGAGTAGAGGATCGCCTGCTGCAGCCGTTTCTGGGCCCGAAAATGTTCGTCTTCCTGGGCGAACTGACCGGAACGGTCGAACTGAATGTGCTGAACGGTAACGGAATCGCCCCGCTCCTTGTTGAAGCCGACCGCGTGTTCGATGAGGGTCTGGGCCTTTTTCAAGTCATCGTCGGAGACCGGTGTGTATTCACGCACGATGGAACCGTCGGTATCCAGCTTCACCGTTCCGTTTTCATTGTAGCTCCAACGCCACACCCCGTCGACGGCCACACCGACGGTGATGCGTCGAATGGTCCACGGGCTCTTCTCTTCGACGATATTCCTCGTATTGACTTCCTGATTAACGATTTCGGAATTCTTGCTGTAGTTTCCCACGAGGTTATTCATGTCCTTGTAGGCGGGAGGGGTTTGCCCTTCCTGTCCAGGAGGCCCCTCGGGATTGAATCCGGTTCCCTTAAATTCCTCCTTGACAATCTCACTGGAACGGGGAATGGAGAGCACATATTCGCGCTCGTTGTAGGGGGTATTGGGATTATCCTCCACGGTTGTAACGGGAAAATGTTCTTCGGTGGAGACCGTCTCCTTTCGGAAGTCGAGATCGATATCGACCTTGAGGATGCTGACACGATCGGGGCCGAATATCTGACTCATCTCTTTGAAGATCTGATTCTTGTAAGTAGATTCAAGCCGCTGCTTTTGATCAAGCTGTCGCTTCGAAAGTTCCAGACGATCAAAATCGGCCATGTCGGCAAAATCGTTCAGAACAACACCACGCTGGTCGCTAATAACGATGTTTTCATCCTCCAAACCTTCAACAGCCAGGCGTACCAGTTTTACGATTCCTTCAATTTTGGATCGGCTTTGGGTGATATCGGAGCCTGGTCTGGGGGTAATAATGACCGAGGCGGTAACAGGATTTTGGTCCTCCTGAAAAAGCTTGTCTTCGGGTAAAACCAGGGTTACCTGCGCATTGTCCACATCCTCAAGTGCTTCTATATGCTGTTCGAGGTTTTCGGTAATGGCCCGCCTGAGGTTTACATTCCGTTCGAAGTCCGTAAGGGTCCAGCGGTCCATCTTAAAGATATCCCAGGGAGAGGTATCTGCAGGGATTAAATCTTCCCGGGCCAAAATCGATACCATTCGCTGGGCCGTACGCTTATCGGGAACAAGGATCAATCCCTCGGCGGTTATTTTATGTTCAACCCCTTCTTCATCGAGACGAACACTAATCTTGTCCAGCTTATCCTGGTCTGTAATGGGCGCCGTTATCAAAGGCACCATGCTCGGTGTCGCACTGACATGCAACATAAGCACAATTCCCACCACGGCCACCACTACCACCGCTGCGAGAATAAGTTTTTGAACCATCGACCACTTTCCCCATAAGGTCTTCAATTGGTCGATACTCTTTTTCAACCATTCGTTCATGTCCCCTCCCATATCCTCTGACGATTATGCGCTCTCTTCCCCGTTGAGAGCACAAAACCGATTACTATCTCAGGTTTATAATCTCACGATACGCTTTCAAGGCTTCGTCAACAACACTCTTGGTCATCGATACCGCCATATTCGCCTTTCCCATGGCGATGGTGACATCGTGAACATCCACACTATCAGGATCGGTAATAAACTGCTGGGCAAGGGCATTGGCCTCCTGCTCCTGGTTACTGGCCCCGGTAAGGGCCTTTTCCACCAGGGAGCCGAAATCCTGCCCAACCATGGGAGCATCGACTTTCTCCTCATTGGCGTGCACGATCCCGGAAAGATGCGAGGGGTTGGTTTTTGCCAGCCTGACGATATCACCGACGGCGGCTCCTGTAATCGCACTCATCTATTACCTCCCGATCTCGAGGGCCCGCATGAACATTGCCTTGCTTCCGTTCACCACGGCCACATTCGCCTCATAGGAGCGGCTGGCACTCATCATGTCCACCATCTCCTCCACAATATTGACATTGGGCATTTCAACATACCCCTTCTTCGGACCTGTCTGAATGGCATCGGGATGGGTCGGATCGTAGACCAGCTTGGGCTTCGCATCCATATCCTTTTGAACGGAAGCAACCCGAACTCCTCGTCCCACGCCATTATCAAGGGCGGTGGGAAGGAAAGGACTTCGCCAGTAAGGCTGGCTGTTACGTGATCGAAAGATGACCCGACTGCGTCTGAAGGGTCCCCCTTCGGGGGTTCTCGCCGTGCTTGCATTGGCAATATTATCGCTCACCACATCCAGACGTAAGCGCTGGGCGCTCATGCCGGTGGCCGCCACGTTGATGCTGCTAAAAAGGCCCATACTCTATCTCCTTACTAACGCAGAACGATGTTGACCCGGGAAAATTCCCCTGCAACAACCCTGCTCATCATGTCGTATCGCAACTGATTCTGAAGAAGAAGCATGCTCTCCTCCTCCACGTCCACATTATTACCGTTGTTGTCCGATTCACTCAGGTAATCCAGGACCCTTTTGGGTCGGACATCACGATAATTCTGAACACGATTAAATGGAATGTGACGCTCATTGGTAAGGGCGGCCTGAGGCTTGGTTACCTTTTCCGAATCGAGAGCCCTGGCGAGCTGCGATTCGAAATTAACGACACTCCGTTTATAGTTCGGCGTATCGGCATTGGCAATATTATTCGCCATCACCTGGCGCCTGAGCATCTCCACATCCATGGAACGGTGCAAAATATCGAGGGTTTTTCCAAAACTATTATTCAGAAACATCCTGTGCCTCCGTTCTTATCATCGGTCCGATACCCATCCCACTTTACCATCTTCTACAGGATGTACCGTGCAAGATCCTGGTCCTGCACAATATCTCCGAGTTGACTCTCCACATACTCGGGGGTAATCGGTATCTTCTGCCCTTTAAGCTCGGGAGCGGTAAAGGAGATGTCCTCCAGCAACAGCTCCATAATGGTGTGGAGACGCCGTGCACCGATATTCTCGGTCCGTGCATTCACCTCAGCAGCAATCTCGCTCAGTTTTCTGATCGCGGGATCGGTAAACTCAATATCAACCCCTTCGGTTTTCAAGAGTTCGATATATTGCCGGGTCAGGGCATTTTCAGGCTCCGTCAGAATCCTAACGAAATCGTCGGCATCGAGGTCGTCGAGTTCCACACGCAGGGGGAAGCGCCCCTGAAGTTCGGGAATCAGATCACTCGGCTTACTGGTATGAAAGGCACCGGCAGCAATGAAGAGGATGTGACTGGTATCGATCATACCGTACTTGGTGTTGACGGTCGAACCTTCCACAATGGGAAGGATATCCCGCTGGACCCCTTCCCTGCTCACGTCGGCACCACCCTGGTCCGATTTCACGGCAACCTTGTCAATTTCATCGATAAAGATGATACCCATCTGCTCGCATCGCTCCCTGGCGATATCTCCGGCCCGTTCGGTATCGATCAATTTATCCATCTCTTCGTCGAGAAGGATCTTTTTCGCCTGTTCGACTCTCACCCGTTTGCGCTTCTTACCACCTCCGAAGATTGAACCGAGATTTCCGAAGTTAACATCCATTGCCTCGGGGCTCTGTCCGCTGAATACTTCTATGGTGGGAAATGAGCCGCCGCTGACCTGGACCTCCACAAGCTTGTCGTCCAGCTTTCCTTCTCGCAGCATGGTCCGGAATTTTTCCCGGGTAGCGCCCTGCCCGCCACCGACCTCGGGAACAGATGGATCTCCCCCAATACCCGGAAGCAAAAGGTCGAGAAGGGCCTCCTCCGCCCGGTTTTCGGCCTCCACCTTGACACCTTCGGACATCTCTGCCTTAACCATATTCAGAGAAACGGTCATGAGGTCTCTGACCATGGATTCGACATCCCGTCCCACATAGCCGACTTCCGTATATTTCGTCGCTTCAACCTTGATAAACGGCGCACCGCTAAGCCTCGAAAGTCTTCGGGCTATTTCGGTCTTTCCTACGCCGGTCGGCCCTATCATGATGATATTTTTCGGTGCGATTTCATCCCTGAGATTTTCGGCCAGCATACGACGCCTGACCCTGTTTCGCAGGGCAATTGCAACGGCCTTTTTCGCCTTTTCCTGACCGACAATATATTTATCCAGCTCGGTGACAATCTGGCGGGGAGTCATCGTGTCGAAATTCTGTTTCATAGTATCTCCTCCAGGATGAACTGATCGTTCGTATAGATACAAATACCCGAAGCGATCTTCATCGCACGGAGGGCAATTTCTTTCGGTGGAAGGTCGGAGGCGTCAAGATAGGCAAGGGCCGCGGCATAAGCAAAATTGCCACCGCTACCGATGGCAATGGCGTTGTTTTCCGGCTCTACGACATCGCCGGTCCCGCTGATAAGCAAGGTTTTGGTATGGTCGGCAACAAGCAGCATTGCCTCCAAACGGCGAAGGGCCCGGTCGGTCCTCCACAGCTTTGCAAGCTCCACCGCTGAACGGGTAATGTCCCCCCCGTGCTGCTTCAATTTCCCTTCAAAATGCTCAAACAAGGTAAAGGCATCTGCGGTTGCTCCTGCAAAGCCTGCAAGTACCTTTCCGTCATACATCCGGCGGACCTTTCGCGCGTTTCCCTTCATTACCGTTTGGCCCAATGTAACCTGTCCATCACCGGCCATCGCCACGTTTTCTTCACGTCTGACAGCGATGATTGTCGTCGCATGCATGGTGAGGCTCTTTTCTTCGCTCATGATTTCTGCTCCTTTTTCCCGACAGAACCTGTGGATCCATGGGGATGTGCATTTCGATAAACATCCTGAAGCCGCTTCAGGGAAACATGAGTATAGATCCCGGTGGTGGAGAGATCGGCATGTCCGAGCAACTCCTGAACCGTTCTGATATCCGCCCCCCTATCGAGGAGGTGGGTTGCAAAACTATGCCGAAAGAGATGGGGATGCAGCCGTTTTCCCGAAGCAAGTCGCTCTTGATGTTTTCTTAAGATAAAACCGGCACCTCGTCTGGTCAATCTTTCTCCATGCGCATTGAGAAAAAGTGCCTGAACAGCGTCTTTTTTGTCCGATGCGACCCGCGCTCTTCGGTAGGGAAGATAGGTGGCAAGTGCAGACATTGCCTGGGGACCCAGATAGGCAATCCTTTGGCGATCTCCCTTTCCCAAGAGTTTTACCGTCCTTTTTTTCGTATCGAGGTCAAGCATATCTATTCCAACAGCCTCGGAGACACGGGCCCCGGTACTGTACAAGAGTTCCATGAGCAATTTGTCCCGTACCCCTATGAATCCATTTCCCGAAAAGGACAGGAGTTCAGAGGCTTCCACCTCGCTCAGAACCTCGGGAAGATGTCGTTCCCGCCCTTTACCCCTTACCGAAGCAAAGGGATTCGATACAACATCTCCCTGCTTTACCGCATAACGGTAGAAGCCCCTGATCGAAGAGAGGGCCCGTGCGGAGGAGGCGGGGCTCAAAGTATCTTTGAGTTCGGCAACGAAACGTCTCACCAGGGAGGGGGAGAGTTCGAGCCCGCAGCCTTCATCCTCAACGAAGCGACAGAATCGGTCCAGATCGACACCGTAGGCATCGACCGTACGGGGAGAAAGGGTCCTAACCGCAACAAGATAGCGAAGATACGTGTCTACCAACGATCGAATTTCGCTTTTTTCGGCTTCAGGCATTCTTTCGGTCCCCCTGAAAGGCGGAAAACCATGTTCCGCTGTAGAAAAAGAGGTCACCCTCTATTTCCTGTCTCACCAACCGGGCAAAGGAAGAAGGTTCTCGTGCTTCCTCGCCTCCGACAATAGTCCGGCAGCCATCGCTGCCCCAATGACGAAGCAGATCACTTCCGTGCTCAAGCACAGCGGCCCCGTCTCGTTCGAGATGCAGGGTCCCACGAAAGGCCTCACGTTCAACCCCGCAGCGATGGACAAAGAGGTCGCGCCCCTGTTCCAAGGCATAGTCCGCTGTAATGAGGGCACCGGACTTTGTCGGGGCGGCTATCACCACGGTGGAGCGGCAGATACCGGAAATGATTCTATTCCTTGCGGGAAAGTGGAAACGCAGGGGCGCCGTTCCCGGAGGATACTCACTGACAAGCCCCCCGCCCTCGGCGAGAATGCGCTTTGCAAGCCGATGATGGGCCTCAGGATAGATGCGATCGACACCTGAACCGAGAACCGCAAGGGTGTATCCCCCGCCACTGAGGGCCCCTTCATGGGCGGCCCTGTCGATTCCTCTGGCAAGCCCCGAAACAACGGGAACGGAAGAAAGCGCCAGTTCTGCGGAAAAAGAGAAGGCAGCGGCTATCGAAGCGGGATCACCTTTCCGGGTACCGACCACGGCAACGGCAGGATCGGCAGGAGCGGGTAATGATCCACGGAGATATAAGAGATAAGGCGGATCATAAATCTCCCGCAGCAGAACCGGATAGCGAGAATCCCAGTAGGAAATAATGGATGCACCTATGGCATTTACACCCTGGACCACCCCTTCGATGTCTTTCTCGATATTCAACAACTGTTCGTTCTCGAAATGAAGGCGTCTGCCGGTCAAAGCCTGGAGATCGAATCGGCCCAGACGCAAAAGCTCCCGCAGGTCGGGAATAATGTCGGAAAGCATAAGACGCTCGGCACTACGAAGGCCGGGAAGAAGCGATATACCAATGTCAAACCGGATATCATTCATAACTTCCCTCCAAGAGTGCCGAACGGTTTTCCGTGGCCTTTGCCTTCTGTTCCTCGCTCGCCTGTTTGCTCTCGCTGATCTCCTTATAGAGCTGGGCCGCTTCCTGTGGAAAGCCCTCAAGAATTCGGATACGGGCAAGCAAAAACTTTCCTCCGACATGGTTCGGATAGACCTTCAAAAGCCGCAGGGTTCGACGTTCACCCTCGACTACATCATCCATATCATAGAGGGCAAGAACGGCAGAGGCGTACAAAGCGCTTTCATATCTACCATCAAGCTCCACCGCTCGTTCGAGATAAAAGGAAGCCTCCTCGATCCCCTTCTCTCGCAGGGCCTTATCACCTTCGGCCTTTGCAACATAGCCTCGGCACAGCCCTGCATAATAGAACAGGACAGGATTTGCAGGGTAGATATCGAGGGCCCTTGTAAATTGTTCGAGAGCCGGACCGTACATCTTCTTTTCCATCAAATCCAGTGCAAGGATTCGATAATAGAGTCCGAGCTGACCGGTATCCTGTACACGCTTTTCAATATCGCTATCGTAGCGGCGGATAGCCTTTTCCAATTCATCAATCTTCTTTGCATCAACACTCTCATCCCGATACCCTTCCCGTTCGGTAGAGCTAAGCAGCTGAAGCATCCGATCTCCTCCCCGGGAACAGGAAGCAAATAGGAGCGGAAGAAGGAGCAGAAGAAAACAGCGTTTTTTATTCATAGAGACCTCCTTCTTTCTATACATCGGGATAGCCCTCCGACGATTCATCATGGGAGGCAGCACAAGAGCCCCGGGGATGAAACTGTTCGTGGGTACTACGAAGGGTCGGATCATCGATATGGGTGTAGATCTGGGTGGTCGAAATATCGGAATGGCCAAGCAGTTCTTGAACGGAACGAAGATCGGCTCCACCGGCAAGCAAATGCGTGGCGAAGCTGTGACGCAGGGTGTGTACCTTCCCATCGACCCCGGCAAGAAGCGAGAACTGTTTGAAACGCTTCCATACGTTTTTACGGGAGAGGGGCGTTCCCCTTCTGCTGAGGAATAAAGCATCTGTGGGATGAAAACTCTTTGCCAAAAGGGGCCGGGCATCGGTAAGATAGCGTCCGATCCATTTTCTGGCCTCATCCCCTAAGGGGACAACACGTTGTTTCGACCCCTTTCCTGTAACCCTGATAATCCCATCCCGAAGGTAAAGCGATCCAGCTGAGAGGCCTACAGCCTCGGAAACCCGCAAACCAGCCGAATAGATGAGCTCAAAAAGGGCCCGATCCCGCAGCCCCTCAGGAGTTTCCAGAGGGATGGCGTTCAGAAAGGCTTCAACCTCTTCTATGCTCAATACCGAGGGGAGGCTACGTCCAAGCTTGGGAGCGTCTACCATCCGTGCAGGATTATCCTGCCGATACTCCTCCGAAACAAGAAAATCAAAAAAACTTCGCATGATCGACACCAATTTGGCAATGGTGTGTTTATCGCTTCCCTCCTCGAAACGGAGGGTGAGATAGTCGACCAAATCGGCATCACCGGCCGAGAAAGGGGTCTTCCCTTCTTCCTCAAGCCAGCCGAGAAGACGTGAGATAGCGGACACATAGCTCTCCCGGCTTAGGGGTGCCAGGGAAAGAACGGCACCGAGATGAGCATCATAATCCCGCAAAAGCGTCTTACCGGTCATACCCTTTGCCTGCTACTTTTCGCCCTGCTGTCCGGCGGCCTTGCGGTCCCGCAATACCGTGGGAATCCCCAAATCTCCATCCTCCGAATTTCGCCCGAGAAGATAACTCGGACTGACTCCCTGACTCATACCCCGCTGGAGCTTGATCCAATCTTCGTACTGAATCACCTCTTCATTCTGCTCTTCGGGAACTTCGGGCAT encodes:
- the hslV gene encoding ATP-dependent protease subunit HslV; this translates as MSEEKSLTMHATTIIAVRREENVAMAGDGQVTLGQTVMKGNARKVRRMYDGKVLAGFAGATADAFTLFEHFEGKLKQHGGDITRSAVELAKLWRTDRALRRLEAMLLVADHTKTLLISGTGDVVEPENNAIAIGSGGNFAYAAALAYLDASDLPPKEIALRAMKIASGICIYTNDQFILEEIL
- the fliH gene encoding flagellar assembly protein FliH; translation: MAKNVFRSQEVATLQDKVVLQTPFQPMIEEEIPAAVEEYTGPTADDLRREAELFRQNWEQEKQHMMESAEQEAKQIVSDAEERAFAEVKQKGDEARKTIQDAEEDARRILEDAHRQAEQTTEDADAAASAVREDARKEGFDEGRQAGYDEGLEDAHRLAEQLQRVLDKAIEKRTAIIEESETQIIELVLMIARKVVKVISENQKNVVVNNVIQALRKLKSRGEVLVRVNLEDVELASDRIKDFIRMVENVRAVTVVEDSTVDRGGCVIETDFGEIDARISSQLKEIEDRILELAPIRSRTNEELEV
- a CDS encoding FliI/YscN family ATPase, which codes for MTALFQKYTDVLERMDPIKEIGTVREVKGLLVESHGPQVVVGELCQILTSGGEPVWAEVVGFRDRTVQLMPFESMDGIEPGSQVVAMGETLSVPVSEKMLGRVLDAMGRPIDGKGPVGGAESVSTVNTPPNVLTRKPIKRQMVTGVRAVDTMTPIGKGQRIGIFSGSGVGKSTLLGMIARNTSADINVIALIGERGREVQEFIEYDLGPEGLERSILVVSTGDTSPLSRLRGAFVATTIAEHFRDKGADVMLLFDSVTRFARAQREIGLAVGEPPATRGYTPSVFSTLPKLLERCGTGERGTITGFYTILVEGDDMDEPVADAVRGILDGHIVLSRKLAQAYRYPAIDVLASLSRLGTKITSPLVQKASGKLRSLLAVYTDAEDLINVGAYAEGSNSAIDEAIEKIDAIREFLGQGITEAAPIRETIARMGEIAGIPIPEEELDAYETVSIRA
- the fliE gene encoding flagellar hook-basal body complex protein FliE yields the protein MSAITGAAVGDIVRLAKTNPSHLSGIVHANEEKVDAPMVGQDFGSLVEKALTGASNQEQEANALAQQFITDPDSVDVHDVTIAMGKANMAVSMTKSVVDEALKAYREIINLR
- the hslU gene encoding ATP-dependent protease ATPase subunit HslU produces the protein MKQNFDTMTPRQIVTELDKYIVGQEKAKKAVAIALRNRVRRRMLAENLRDEIAPKNIIMIGPTGVGKTEIARRLSRLSGAPFIKVEATKYTEVGYVGRDVESMVRDLMTVSLNMVKAEMSEGVKVEAENRAEEALLDLLLPGIGGDPSVPEVGGGQGATREKFRTMLREGKLDDKLVEVQVSGGSFPTIEVFSGQSPEAMDVNFGNLGSIFGGGKKRKRVRVEQAKKILLDEEMDKLIDTERAGDIARERCEQMGIIFIDEIDKVAVKSDQGGADVSREGVQRDILPIVEGSTVNTKYGMIDTSHILFIAAGAFHTSKPSDLIPELQGRFPLRVELDDLDADDFVRILTEPENALTRQYIELLKTEGVDIEFTDPAIRKLSEIAAEVNARTENIGARRLHTIMELLLEDISFTAPELKGQKIPITPEYVESQLGDIVQDQDLARYIL
- the fliG gene encoding flagellar motor switch protein FliG, whose translation is MAKQSGGQAAAAGGKKIKKELSGRQKAAIFLVTLGSEISAEIFKHMREDEIETLTFEIARLDNVDSEDRDRVLMEFKELMMAQDFITSGGIDYARELLEKSLGSQKAVDIINRLTSSLQVRPFDFIRRTDPAHLMNFIQQEHPQTIALILAYLEPAKASAILGSLSHELQSDVAKRIATMDRTSPETLREVERVLEKKLSTLSSEDFTAAGGVENIVEIINLVDRTTEKAIIESLEEEDPELAEEIKKRMFVFEDIVLLDDRAIQKVLREVDTAELAKALRGVEAEVQDKIFRNMSKRASALLKEEMEYMGPIRLKDVEETQQKIVAIIRKLEDQGEIVVARSGEDEMVV
- the flgB gene encoding flagellar basal body rod protein FlgB, which codes for MFLNNSFGKTLDILHRSMDVEMLRRQVMANNIANADTPNYKRSVVNFESQLARALDSEKVTKPQAALTNERHIPFNRVQNYRDVRPKRVLDYLSESDNNGNNVDVEEESMLLLQNQLRYDMMSRVVAGEFSRVNIVLR
- the dprA gene encoding DNA-processing protein DprA, with translation MNDIRFDIGISLLPGLRSAERLMLSDIIPDLRELLRLGRFDLQALTGRRLHFENEQLLNIEKDIEGVVQGVNAIGASIISYWDSRYPVLLREIYDPPYLLYLRGSLPAPADPAVAVVGTRKGDPASIAAAFSFSAELALSSVPVVSGLARGIDRAAHEGALSGGGYTLAVLGSGVDRIYPEAHHRLAKRILAEGGGLVSEYPPGTAPLRFHFPARNRIISGICRSTVVIAAPTKSGALITADYALEQGRDLFVHRCGVEREAFRGTLHLERDGAAVLEHGSDLLRHWGSDGCRTIVGGEEAREPSSFARLVRQEIEGDLFFYSGTWFSAFQGDRKNA
- the flgC gene encoding flagellar basal body rod protein FlgC; this translates as MGLFSSINVAATGMSAQRLRLDVVSDNIANASTARTPEGGPFRRSRVIFRSRNSQPYWRSPFLPTALDNGVGRGVRVASVQKDMDAKPKLVYDPTHPDAIQTGPKKGYVEMPNVNIVEEMVDMMSASRSYEANVAVVNGSKAMFMRALEIGR
- a CDS encoding tyrosine-type recombinase/integrase: MPEAEKSEIRSLVDTYLRYLVAVRTLSPRTVDAYGVDLDRFCRFVEDEGCGLELSPSLVRRFVAELKDTLSPASSARALSSIRGFYRYAVKQGDVVSNPFASVRGKGRERHLPEVLSEVEASELLSFSGNGFIGVRDKLLMELLYSTGARVSEAVGIDMLDLDTKKRTVKLLGKGDRQRIAYLGPQAMSALATYLPYRRARVASDKKDAVQALFLNAHGERLTRRGAGFILRKHQERLASGKRLHPHLFRHSFATHLLDRGADIRTVQELLGHADLSTTGIYTHVSLKRLQDVYRNAHPHGSTGSVGKKEQKS
- the fliF gene encoding flagellar basal-body MS-ring/collar protein FliF, coding for MNEWLKKSIDQLKTLWGKWSMVQKLILAAVVVVAVVGIVLMLHVSATPSMVPLITAPITDQDKLDKISVRLDEEGVEHKITAEGLILVPDKRTAQRMVSILAREDLIPADTSPWDIFKMDRWTLTDFERNVNLRRAITENLEQHIEALEDVDNAQVTLVLPEDKLFQEDQNPVTASVIITPRPGSDITQSRSKIEGIVKLVRLAVEGLEDENIVISDQRGVVLNDFADMADFDRLELSKRQLDQKQRLESTYKNQIFKEMSQIFGPDRVSILKVDIDLDFRKETVSTEEHFPVTTVEDNPNTPYNEREYVLSIPRSSEIVKEEFKGTGFNPEGPPGQEGQTPPAYKDMNNLVGNYSKNSEIVNQEVNTRNIVEEKSPWTIRRITVGVAVDGVWRWSYNENGTVKLDTDGSIVREYTPVSDDDLKKAQTLIEHAVGFNKERGDSVTVQHIQFDRSGQFAQEDEHFRAQKRLQQAILYSIIGLAVIIVAFIVFRLISRELERRRRLREEELARQHQMMREAALRNAEEEEMEVAMSVEERARMEMQENAINMAREHPEDVAQLIRTWLAEE